The sequence GGACTTCGTAGAGGCGCTGCCCAGAAACGCCTCCGGCAAAGTCCTGAAGCGCGAGCTACGCGAGCCGTACTGGCAGGGCCAGACCCGCAGGGTCGCCGGCTCCTAGCTCGAAGGCGTCGCCTGACTTCGGCGGCGAGGGAAAAGGCGCGCCCGGACGAAATTGATAGATTAGGGCCCGAAATAGCCGGGGCCCGGGTGCCGATACTACTGCGTGTGGATCAGGTACGCTGACCTCTGGATGAAGCTCGCCGTGGGCGCTGTCGTGGTTGCCCTTGGCGGCCTGGCGCTCGTGCTCTTCGTGTTTTCTTCGGGCGAGGAGCGCCCACCCACTTCTACGGGCATAACTCTGCCGACCCCTACGCCCCAGGTGCCCACGCTCCGGAACGTGACCTTTCAGGTCGCTGCCGCCAGCCAGCGCCAGTTCGGCTGGCCGGCGGACGGCGCTGTGCGCCGGTACTTCGGCACCGCCGGCTCGACGGGCATAGACATCGCCGTGGAGGGCGCCGCGGACGTGCCGGTGCGCGCCGCGGCCGGCGGCCGCGTGATTTTCGCGGCCGGCAACCCCTGTTGCGAGTACGGGCTCACAGTCATCGTCGACCATGGGAACGGCTTTACGACGCTCTACGGCCACCTGTCCGAGATGTTCGTGGTCTTCGGGCAGGAGGTGAAGCAGGGCGACTGGCTCGGTCTCGTCGGCTCGACCGGGAACGCGCCCGTGAGACAACTGCACTTCGAGGTGCGGCGGGGAAGCGAGTACCTGGACCCGCTCCGCTTTCTCGCTTACCAGGAGCGAAACGCTTACAGCGTCCAGACGGCCCAGTGCCCTTCAGAAATGCTGCGCATCGACGTCGCTTCCACCGTTGGCCTCACATTCCTG comes from Dehalococcoidia bacterium and encodes:
- a CDS encoding M23 family metallopeptidase — protein: MWIRYADLWMKLAVGAVVVALGGLALVLFVFSSGEERPPTSTGITLPTPTPQVPTLRNVTFQVAAASQRQFGWPADGAVRRYFGTAGSTGIDIAVEGAADVPVRAAAGGRVIFAAGNPCCEYGLTVIVDHGNGFTTLYGHLSEMFVVFGQEVKQGDWLGLVGSTGNAPVRQLHFEVRRGSEYLDPLRFLAYQERNAYSVQTAQCPSEMLRIDVASTVGLTFLPTSALEFQVESAKLSLRSGPEASRPPTVRATGDSVTITVPEAAAASGEAFRYTLETVLRQGDATATIVCTLELAYRRTLENPPEPAVQAPSVPRGPVDEPPPATASPTPITAAPTATATKTGAIASPTPRGLQGLRTPTPQPPRGLR